A single window of Mangifera indica cultivar Alphonso chromosome 18, CATAS_Mindica_2.1, whole genome shotgun sequence DNA harbors:
- the LOC123201318 gene encoding gamma-interferon-responsive lysosomal thiol protein-like: MCCPSGMASRHLLSFFVFSILLFWFVSSSHSLQDDAAAAKYTSQKVTLSLYYESLCPYCANFIVNKLVQVFNTDLYTIVNLKMVPWGNSEIQGTNHTITCQHGENECYLNTIHACAIHAWPVGKHFKFILCLETKATEIQDTEAAWRKCSVDLGLSQKPIDECYNTGRGKQSILEYAAETDALHPPHRFVPWVVINGRALEGDYENYNAYVCKAYRGNNVPDACSSYSQMSTVKETSNNPGCYAEVTKVPKMEPAA, from the exons ATGTGCTGCCCCTCAGGAATGGCTTCTCGTCATTTACTTTCCTTCTTTGTTTTCAGTATTCTTCTGTTCTGGTTTGTATCCTCTTCACATTCCTTACAGGATGATGCTGCTGCTGCAAAATATACCTCTCAGAAAGTCACTCTTTCTTTGTACTATGAGAGTCTCTGCCCATATTGTGCTAATTTCATAGTGAATAAATTAGTGCAAGTTTTCAATACTGATCTTTACACCATTGTCAACCTCAAGATGGTGCCTTGGGGCAACTCCGAAATCCAAGGAACTAACCACACCATCACTTGCCAG CACGGTGAAAATGAATGTTACCTCAATACTATACACGCTTGTGCCATCCATGCCTGGCCTGTG GGgaaacatttcaaatttatccTTTGCCTTGAAACTAAAGCCACTGAGATTCAAGACACTGAAGCAGCCTGGAGAAAATGTTCTGTAGATCTGGGGCTGAGTCAGAAACCCATTGATGAATGCTATAATACTGGAAGAGGGAAACAGAGTATACTGGAGTATGCTGCTGAAACAGATGCACTGCATCCACCGCACAGATTTGTACCATGGGTGGTCATCAATGGTCGTGCGCTTGAAGGG GATTATGAAAATTATAACGCTTATGTTTGCAAAGCATACAGAGGCAATAATGTACCAGACGCCTGCAGCTCGTATTCACAAATGTCAACTGTTAAGGAGACATCGAATAATCCAGGCTGCTATGCAGAAGTGACAAAAGTTCCAAAGATGGAACCAGCAGCATGA
- the LOC123201319 gene encoding kinetochore protein SPC24 homolog isoform X3 — MEGITRTIDVEKLFCYSDDLVEVLKDRKDLNSLTQCLDHSKSLHSSCEADFNSVLNSIQDYEKKIEVCKQKTERAKSEVAAEAEVDHLQKELEEELEKERALQEELRAISNEIKGLERERIAIEEQKRACKKSEKDKLRVQMKLSMYASVTNIIPNLDDQSKISGCILLFLLLKRRFIESF, encoded by the exons ATGGAGGGAATAACAAGAACGATCGATGTGGAGAAGCTGTTTTGTTATAGCGACGATTTGGTTGAAGTGTTGAAGGACAGAAAGGATCTTAACAGCTTGACTCAGTGTTTGGATCACTCCAAGTCACTTCACTCCTCTTGTGAAGCTGATTTCAACTCGGTTCTCAACTCCATTCAAG ATTATGAGAAAAAGATTGAAGTTTGCAAGCAGAAAACAGAGCGGGCAAAATCTGAAGTTGCTGCTGAAGCTGAAGTGGACCATCTACAGAAGGAGCTGGAAGAGGAGCTTGAAAAAGAACGCGCACTCCAGGAGGAACTTAG AGCTATCTCCAATGAAATTAAAGGTTTAGAACGTGAAAGGATTGCAATTGAAGAACAAAAGCGAGCCTGCAAAAAATCTGAGAAGGACAAACTTAGGGTGCA GATGAAGCTGTCAATGTATGCATCAGTCACAAATATCATCCCAAACTTGGATGATCAATCTAAAATTTCAGGCTGTATCCTGctgtttcttcttttaaaaa GaagatttattgaaagtttCTGA
- the LOC123201319 gene encoding kinetochore protein SPC24 homolog isoform X2, with amino-acid sequence MEGITRTIDVEKLFCYSDDLVEVLKDRKDLNSLTQCLDHSKSLHSSCEADFNSVLNSIQDYEKKIEVCKQKTERAKSEVAAEAEVDHLQKELEEELEKERALQEELRAISNEIKGLERERIAIEEQKRACKKSEKDKLRVQMKLSMYASVTNIIPNLDDQSKISGYIVDRSKNVIEKFEYDPAKMTTYDTCDNMWKTINLW; translated from the exons ATGGAGGGAATAACAAGAACGATCGATGTGGAGAAGCTGTTTTGTTATAGCGACGATTTGGTTGAAGTGTTGAAGGACAGAAAGGATCTTAACAGCTTGACTCAGTGTTTGGATCACTCCAAGTCACTTCACTCCTCTTGTGAAGCTGATTTCAACTCGGTTCTCAACTCCATTCAAG ATTATGAGAAAAAGATTGAAGTTTGCAAGCAGAAAACAGAGCGGGCAAAATCTGAAGTTGCTGCTGAAGCTGAAGTGGACCATCTACAGAAGGAGCTGGAAGAGGAGCTTGAAAAAGAACGCGCACTCCAGGAGGAACTTAG AGCTATCTCCAATGAAATTAAAGGTTTAGAACGTGAAAGGATTGCAATTGAAGAACAAAAGCGAGCCTGCAAAAAATCTGAGAAGGACAAACTTAGGGTGCA GATGAAGCTGTCAATGTATGCATCAGTCACAAATATCATCCCAAACTTGGATGATCAATCTAAAATTTCAGGCT ATATAGTGGATAGGAGTAAAAATGTGATTGAGAAGTTTGAATACGACCCAGCAAAGATGACAACATACGATACATGTGATAACATGTGGAAGACAATAAATTTGTGGTAG
- the LOC123201319 gene encoding kinetochore protein SPC24 homolog isoform X1 — protein sequence MEGITRTIDVEKLFCYSDDLVEVLKDRKDLNSLTQCLDHSKSLHSSCEADFNSVLNSIQDYEKKIEVCKQKTERAKSEVAAEAEVDHLQKELEEELEKERALQEELRAISNEIKGLERERIAIEEQKRACKKSEKDKLRVQMKLSMYASVTNIIPNLDDQSKISGCILLFLLLKNIVDRSKNVIEKFEYDPAKMTTYDTCDNMWKTINLW from the exons ATGGAGGGAATAACAAGAACGATCGATGTGGAGAAGCTGTTTTGTTATAGCGACGATTTGGTTGAAGTGTTGAAGGACAGAAAGGATCTTAACAGCTTGACTCAGTGTTTGGATCACTCCAAGTCACTTCACTCCTCTTGTGAAGCTGATTTCAACTCGGTTCTCAACTCCATTCAAG ATTATGAGAAAAAGATTGAAGTTTGCAAGCAGAAAACAGAGCGGGCAAAATCTGAAGTTGCTGCTGAAGCTGAAGTGGACCATCTACAGAAGGAGCTGGAAGAGGAGCTTGAAAAAGAACGCGCACTCCAGGAGGAACTTAG AGCTATCTCCAATGAAATTAAAGGTTTAGAACGTGAAAGGATTGCAATTGAAGAACAAAAGCGAGCCTGCAAAAAATCTGAGAAGGACAAACTTAGGGTGCA GATGAAGCTGTCAATGTATGCATCAGTCACAAATATCATCCCAAACTTGGATGATCAATCTAAAATTTCAGGCTGTATCCTGctgtttcttcttttaaaaa ATATAGTGGATAGGAGTAAAAATGTGATTGAGAAGTTTGAATACGACCCAGCAAAGATGACAACATACGATACATGTGATAACATGTGGAAGACAATAAATTTGTGGTAG
- the LOC123201941 gene encoding ubiquitin-activating enzyme E1 1-like has product MLPCKRARGGEAVVGEEGPTHSSEALLKKQKSLDLPPIASATTSTAMGNAKSSDKSTPSGESNNRSKSGSDSLIMTLGNGKSSDIDEDLHSRQLALYGRETMRRLFASNILVSGMQGLGAEIAKNLILAGVKSVTLHDEGLVQLWDLSSNFIFSEDDLGKNRALASVQKLQELNNAVAINTLTNELTKEQLSDFQAVVFTDINLDKAIEFDDYCHNHQPSIAFVKSEVRGLFGNVFCDFGPEFTVFDVDGNEPYTGIIASISNDNPALVAGVDDERLEFQDGDLVVFSEVQGMTELNDGKPRKVKNARPYSFAIDEDTTNYSAYEKGGIVTQVKQPKVLNFKPLREVLKDPGDFLLSDFSKFDRPPLLHLLFQALDKLIIELGRFPVAGSDEDAQKFISMVTNMNDSLGDSRIEEIDHKLLCQFAFGSRAVLNPMAAMFGGIVGQEVVKACTGKFHPLFQFFYFDSVESLPTEPLDPSDFQPLDTRYDAQISVFGSKLQKKLEEAKIFIVGSGALGCEFLKNLALMGVSCSNQGKLTITDDDVIEKSNLSRQFLFRDWNIGQAKSTVAASAAALINPHLNIEALQNRANPESENVFNDTFWENLNVVVNALDNVNARLYIDQRCLYFQKPLLESGTLGARCNTQMVIPHLTENYGASRDPPEKQAPMCTVHSFPHNIDHCLTWARSEFEGLLEKTPAEVNAYLNSPSEYTLAMKNAGDAQARENLYRILECLDKDRCESFQDCITWARLKFEDYFANRVKQLTFTFPEDAVTSNGLPFWSAPKRFPRPQQFSVDDLSHLHFVMAASILRAETFGIPIPDWVKSPGKLADAVNQVIVPDFQPKENVKIETDEKAASLSAVSIDDAVVINDLVMRLENCRKQLPPGFKMNPIQFEKDDDANYHMDMIAGLANMRARNYGIPEVDKLKAKFIAGRIIPAIATATAMATGLVCLELYKVLDGGHKVEDYRNTFANLALPLFSIAEPVPPKVVKHQDLSWTVWDRWILRDNPTLRELLKWLQDKGLSAYSISFGSCLLFNSMFPKHKDRMDKKLVDLVRDVAKAELPPYRKHFDVVVACEDEDDNDIDIPQISIYFS; this is encoded by the exons ATGCTTCCTTGCAAGAGAGCACGTGGCGGAGAGGCTGTAGTTGGAGAAGAAGGACCAACACACTCATCGGAGGCTCTGTTGAAGAAACAGAAAAGCCTTGATTTGCCTCCAATCGCTTCAGCGACAACGTCTACCGCCATGGGGAACGCTAAGAGCTCCGACAAATCAACTCCCTCTGGTGAGAGTAACAATCGCAGTAAAAGCGGCTCCGATTCGTTGATCATGACTCTTGGTAACGGAAAATCTTCTGATATTGACGAAGATCTCCACAGTCGCCAGCTGGCTTTGTATGGTCGCGAAACGATGAGGCGGTTGTTTGCGTCGAATATTCTAGTCTCCGGAATGCAAGGTCTTGGCGCTGAGATTG CTAAGAATCTTATACTTGCTGGAGTGAAGTCTGTGACATTGCATGATGAAGGGCTCGTGCAGTTGTGGGATCtgtctagcaatttcattttctctgaAGATGATCTTGGGAAGAATCGAGCTCTTGCCTCTGTCCAGAAGTTGCAAGAACTAAATAACGCTGTAGCTATTAATACTTTAACAAATGAATTGACTAAGGAACAACTCTCTGATTTCCAG GCTGTAGTCTTTACAGATATCAACTTAGACAAAGCAATTGAATTTGATGATTACTGCCACAATCATCAGCCATCAATTGCTTTTGTAAAATCTGAAGTACGGGGACTTTTTGGTAATGTGTTCTGTGATTTTGGCCCTGAGTTTACTGTGTTTGATGTTGATGGCAATGAACCATATACTGGTATCATTGCATCCATCAGCAATGACAACCCAGCACTCGTAGCAGGTGTAGACGATGAAAGGCTTGAGTTTCAGGATGGTGATTTAGTAGTGTTTTCTGAAGTCCAGGGAATGACTGAGCTGAATGATGGAAAGCCCAGAAAGGTTAAGAATGCTAGACCCTATTCATTTGCTATTGATGAAGACACCACCAATTATTCTGCATATGAGAAAGGTGGTATTGTTACTCAGGTGAAGCAACCTAAGGTGTTAAATTTTAAGCCGTTGCGGGAAGTGTTGAAGGATCCTGGTGATTTCCTTTTGAGTGACTTCTCCAAGTTTGATCGTCCACCTCTCCTACACTTGTTATTCCAGGCACTGGATAAGCTTATCATAGAGTTAGGACGTTTTCCTGTTGCTGGGTCTGACGAGGATGCTCAGAAATTCATATCTATGGTCACTAATATGAATGATAGCTTAGGAGATTCAAGGATCGAAGAGATTGACCACAAACTACTTTGTCAATTTGCATTTGGTTCTAGGGCTGTGCTGAATCCCATGGCTGCCATGTTTGGCGGTATTGTTGGACAGGAAGTTGTGAAGGCCTGCACTGGAAAGTTCCATCCTCTATTTCAG TTTTTCTACTTTGATTCAGTTGAGTCACTCCCTACGGAACCCTTGGATCCCAGTGACTTTCAGCCCTTAGATACTCGCTATGATGCACAGATTTCAGTGTTTGGATCGAAGCTCCAAAAAAAATTGGAGGAAGCTAAAATTTTTATCGTAGGGTCTGGTGCATTGGGGTGTGAGTTTCTAAAGAATCTAGCTTTAATGGGTGTTTCTTGTAGTAATCAAGGGAAGTTGACAATTACTGATGATGATGTCATTGAGAAGAGTAATCTGAGCAGGCAGTTTCTCTTCCGTGATTGGAACATTGGGCAGGCTAAATCAACAGTTGCTGCTTCTGCAGCTGCTTTGATAAATCCACATCTCAACATTGAAGCCTTGCAAAACCGTGCAAACCCAGAGAGTGAGAATGTTTTTAATGACACATTCTGGGAGAATCTGAATGTTGTTGTCAATGCCCTGGATAATGTGAATGCTAGGCTTTACATTGACCAGAGATGCTTATATTTCCAGAAGCCGCTTTTGGAGTCGGGAACTCTAGGTGCCAGGTGCAATACTCAGATGGTTATTCCTCACCTAACTGAGAATTATGGTGCCTCTCGAGATCCACCTGAAAAACAAGCACCTATGTGCACTGTTCATTCATTCCCACACAATATTGATCACTGCTTAACTTGGGCTCGATCTGAATTTGAGGGTTTGCTTGAGAAGACACCGGCTGAAGTGAATGCTTATCTGAACAGTCCAAGTGAATATACACTTGCCATGAAGAATGCTGGTGATGCTCAGGCCAGGGAGAACTTGTACCGGATTCTTGAATGTCTTGACAAGGACAGATGTGAATCGTTCCAAGACTGCATCACTTGGGCCCGTCTGAA GTTTGAAGACTACTTTGCAAACCGAGTGAAGCAGTTGACATTTACTTTCCCTGAGGATGCTGTTACCAGTAATGGGTTGCCCTTCTGGTCTGCTCCCAAGCGTTTTCCTCGCCCTCAGCAGTTCTCAGTTGACGATCTCAGTCACCTGCATTTTGTGATGGCAGCATCAATTTTGCGTGCTGAAACATTTGGCATCCCTATCCCTGATTGGGTCAAGTCTCCGGGAAAGTTAGCTGATGCTGTTAACCAAGTGATAGTTCCTGATTTCCAGCCCAAGGAAAATGTAAAGATTGAGACAGATGAGAAAGCCGCAAGCTTGTCTGCAGTGTCAATTGATGATGCTGTAGTAATTAATGATTTGGTtatgagattagaaaattgccGGAAGCAGCTGCCACCAGGTTTCAAGATGAACCCTATTCAGTTTGAAAAG GATGATGATGCAAACTACCATATGGACATGATAGCTGGATTGGCAAACATGAGGGCAAGAAACTATGGGATCCCTGAAGTTGACAAGCTCAAGGCTAAATTCATTGCTGGTAGGATCATCCCAGCAATCGCAACTGCTACTGCTATGGCTACCGGTCTTGTCTGCTTGGAGCTGTATAAGGTTCTGGATGGAGGGCACAAAGTGGAAGACTACAGGAACACTTTTGCGAATTTGGCCCTCCCTCTGTTCTCGATAGCAGAACCAGTTCCACCTAAGGTGGTCAAGCATCAGGATCTGAGCTGGACAGTGTGGGACAGGTGGATATTAAGAGACAATCCAACGTTAAGAGAACTGCTTAAGTGGCTGCAAGACAAGGGTCTAAGTGCTTACAGCATTTCTTTTGGCAGTTGCCTGCTCTTTAACAGCATGTTCCCGAAGCACAAAGATCGCATGGACAAGAAGTTGGTTGATCTGGTCAGGGATGTTGCCAAGGCTGAACTACCTCCATATCGTAAACATTTTGATGTAGTAGTCGCATGTGAGGATGAAGACGATAATGATATTGATATCccacaaatatcaatttacttCAGTTAG
- the LOC123202424 gene encoding protein NODULATION SIGNALING PATHWAY 2-like — protein MMQPELVQPTWPYYKIINSPDLNIDDYMGGCEFSSSLTCTDDYAEFSSIPNFSSVFSSEFIQFPGTCDDELQGMLQMEDFLELEGLDSILSDDVEGLCRSFDHESEGNFPSQVTCEREGIWSPSTSMKSSEASMDSTLTLPAEEMEIDNQVSVSHLLKAYGEALERGQRELGEVITKCLSEKVSPAGEALERLAFNLSPDIEKQREYLMQESRKNFKDAFRAFYQLFPYGRIAHFAANTTILEAMPDDAEIIHIVDFDIGEGLQWPPLMEAIAKRHRTLRLTSIKREDEDLTCASLPWSFAETRRQLSDYARCFGLKLKVEEMGIEELVSEIKRKKKRGDNKQRLVFNCMVGLPHMGRERSRKPVKEFLHTAKELLSENGNSSKNRGIITLGDGDACERQAYCRGFGSFFEGYLEHYQALLESIKSSFPTHLAEARMAMECLFVTPYISSHVWLQKWEEMRQGFHIQAGIGLEKSKVSKDVLMEAGEMVKGEGCYGVRIGGDGENELILEWRGTPLVRVSTWRS, from the coding sequence ATGATGCAACCAGAACTTGTTCAGCCCACGTGGCCATACTACAAGATCATAAATTCACCTGATCTTAATATTGACGATTATATGGGTGGTTGTGagttttcttcttcattgaCTTGTACAGATGACTACGCAGAGTTTTCATCCATCCCCAATTTTTCTTCTGTGTTTTCCAGTGAATTTATTCAGTTTCCTGGAACTTGTGATGATGAGCTACAAGGCATGTTACAGATGGAGGATTTTCTAGAGTTGGAAGGGCTTGATTCTATTCTGAGTGATGATGTCGAGGGCTTATGCAGATCTTTTGATCATGAAAGTGAAGGAAATTTCCCTTCACAAGTGACCTGTGAAAGGGAAGGTATATGGAGTCCTAGCACATCGATGAAATCCAGCGAGGCGTCGATGGACAGCACACTGACTTTGCCAGCAGAAGAAATGGAAATAGATAACCAAGTGAGCGTTTCTCATCTTCTAAAGGCTTATGGAGAGGCCTTGGAGAGGGGGCAAAGAGAGCTTGGAGAAGTGATTACCAAATGCTTAAGTGAGAAAGTGAGTCCAGCTGGCGAAGCCTTGGAGCGACTGGCCTTCAATTTATCCCCCGACATTGAAAAGCAAAGGGAATATCTAatgcaagagtccagaaaaaACTTCAAGGATGCGTTCAGGGCATTCTACCAATTGTTTCCATACGGGAGAATTGCTCACTTTGCAGCAAACACGACAATCCTTGAAGCCATGCCAGATGATGCAGAGATCATTCACATAGTGGACTTTGACATTGGAGAAGGGCTTCAGTGGCCTCCATTGATGGAGGCCATTGCAAAAAGACATAGAACCCTGAGATTGACTTCAATAAAGAGGGAGGATGAGGACTTAACATGCGCTTCCTTGCCCTGGAGTTTTGCAGAGACAAGAAGACAACTGTCTGACTATGCAAGATGTTTTGGCCTCAAGTTGAAAGTTGAGGAGATGGGAATTGAGGAATTGGTGAgtgagataaagagaaagaagaaaagaggtGACAACAAACAACGGTTGGTTTTTAACTGCATGGTTGGGCTTCCGCATATGGGAAGAGAAAGAAGCAGAAAACCTGTCAAGGAGTTTCTTCATACAGCCAAGGAGTTGTTATCAGAAAATGGCAACAGTAGCAAGAACAGAGGTATTATAACTTTAGGTGATGGGGATGCTTGCGAGAGACAGGCATATTGCAGAGGATTTGGGTCATTTTTTGAGGGGTATTTGGAACATTACCAAGCCCTTTTGGAATCAATTAAATCCAGCTTCCCTACACATCTTGCAGAAGCAAGAATGGCCATGGAGTGTCTGTTTGTGACACCTTACATCTCGTCCCATGTTTGGCTCCAAAAGTGGGAAGAAATGAGACAAGGCTTCCACATTCAGGCAGGAATTGGATTGGAGAAGTCTAAAGTAAGCAAAGATGTATTGATGGAAGCCGGAGAGATGGTGAAAGGGGAAGGTTGTTATGGGGTAAGGATTGGAGGAGATGGTGAGAACGAGCTAATTCTGGAGTGGAGAGGAACGCCATTGGTGAGAGTCTCTACTTGGAGAAGTTGA